The sequence TGGACGCCGAGTTCCTGCGCCTTCATATGGGCGCGGACGACACCGTGCACGCCATCGCAGTCGGTCAGCGCAATGGCGGGCAGGCCGAGAGCGTGGGCCTGCTCGATCAATTCCTCGGGATGGCTCGCCCCCTGGAGAAACGAGTAGTTGCTCTTGCACCAGAGCGGGACGTACGCCATGAGCCCGCACCCGGCTATTCCACCCGCCCCTGGCAGCACCACCGGCGGCGCGCACGGTCGTAGTAAATCCAGAGCAGATCGTCGTTCCGCATCCGGGCGAAGTAGTAGTCGCGACTGACCGGCATCCGCCACCATCCGCCGGCGATGCGGTACGGCCCGGCGCGCTCCGCCACGTGCCCGGCGGGGAGTGGGTGCGGGATAGCGTAGACCCGGCGCACCATCGGGACGTCCCGCCCGACGGCAACCGCCGCCGATACGGGCGGAGCGGTATCGTCCCTGGCGACGGCGGAACGCCGGCGCACCATGACACTGGCGGGCAAGGGAATCGTATGGACCGGTTCCCAGGCAAAACGCGCCTCCGGCAGGTGACCTTCGGCAAGGCGCGCCCGTGCGACGGCGGCGTCGCCGAACCGGGCGCGGACGCGGGCAAGCGCACGGTTCGCCGCCGAAAGGTCTCGCGGCGGCCGCTCGACGAAGAGCCCTTCCTGCACGGCTGCGGTCCGAACCGATCGCCCGGCGACGCGAAGGTCGACGACGCCCCTCTCGAGCGCAATCGACTCGAAACGCAAGCGGACCAGCGTCATCAGTTGCGCGATGTCCAGCGTCGGCGCGGCGGGACGGACCACCTCGGTCCGGACTCCGCCCGCCAGAAGTTCCGTGCCGGTGAAACTTCCATCGAGCCTGAGGTGCAGCGTCAGCTCGGCCAGCATCTCGCGCCGTTCGGCAGCAGCAGCTAGCAGACGGTCGACCAGGCGCTTGGCGGCAAACAGCAGACGGGTGACGTCACTCTCCGGCTGATCGAAATCGTGCCGTGCGAGCAACGGCTCCGGTGAACGGATCGGCTGCAGTGGCGGATTGAGATCGCCCGACGCGCGCCGGTGCAGGAGGTGCGCGTCAGGTCCGAAGCGGCGGCGGACGCCTTCGGCCGGCAACTCGAGGAACGCGCTGACGGTCCGGACCCCCAGTTTCTCGAGGCTGTCGATCAGCGCCCTGTCCAGACCGAGGCGATCGAGCGGCGCCTTTCCGGCGAGCGCCCGTTCACCCGCGCGGTCGCGGATCACGGCGATCCGCCGTTCGGTGGACGCCAGACGCCGGGCGACCGCGTAGGTGCCGAAGCGGGTGAAACCGACGGCCACCGTCGTCTCGCGGTGTCCGTCCGCCCGAAGCGCGGCAGCGATTCGCTCCGCCCAGTGGCGGGGCGATCGATAGAGGTGCGACAGGCCGGAGGCGTTCACCCAGAAAACGCCCGGCGCGTCGCGCGACGGCTCGACGTCGGGGCTGAACTGGCCCAGCCGCCCGGCGACCGCGTCCAGATTGTCCGCGCGCGCGCCGGCGCCCCGTACCTCAACGCACGCCATCCGGTCCACGCCGATGCTCCTCGTCGGTCCAGCCGGGACCGCGCCGCTTGTCCTTGAGAACCTCCACCCGGCAGGCGTACCGGCCGTCACCCCGGCGGATGCGCCGCGCCTGGCCGCGAACCGTCACGAGCGATCCGAGCGACGGTTGCCGCTCGGTCTTCATCGTCAGGCAGAGCACCAGAGCGCCATGCGCGATCGCCTGCTCCGACAGCCGGCTCTGCACGGCGAGCGGCAGGCAGGGGTCATCCTCCACCAGGTCGAGCACCAGCAGGCCGAACGCGCCGGAGCGGGCGAGTTGGTCGGCGGCGCGCAGCCGGTCGCGCGCATCATCCAGCCGGATGACCGGCAACGCCGCCAGATCGATGCCACCGTCCGCCAGGTCGGGGGGATAGAAGACGCTGCCGGGACGCGTCACCCAGGCGACCGGTTCCCCCTGCTGCTGCACCTCGCGCACGAGGCGGCAGGCCAGAGTGAGCGACGGCGCCCCGGCGCCGCCCGAGAGCTCCGCCAGGCAACTGCCCAGCGCGGCGCGGGTCCATCGGCCGGGCGCGGGCGACGGCATCCGGCTGCGCTGCGCCCAGGCACGCGAACCGGAGGCGATGGCGCGCAGGTCTGCAACGGTTTTCACGTTCGCCACACGCATCACAATGTCCGCCGCACTTCGATCACCCGGCCGAGGATGACGACCGCATCGGCATCCAGCTCGATCGGATCGAACGCCGGGTTCTCGGGACGGAGCGTCACGCGTCCGCCGCCGCGCGCCACGAAGGTCTTCACCGTCGCGTCGTGATCCACCAGCGCCACGACGATGTCGCCGGTCCGCGCGGTCGGCTGCCGGCGGACGATGACGGTGTCATCCGGAAGGATGCCGGCGCCAACCATGCTCTCGCCCCGCACCCGTAGCGCGAACAGTTCGTCCGACGCCGCGCCATGCGCGTCGACCGGAAGGTAGCCGTCCGGATCCTCCACCGCTTCGTCGAGCACGCCGGCCGGCACGCGGCCCAGAAGCGGCACCAGCCGGGTCCGTGGCGGCTCGTCACCGGCCCTCCCCGGCAGCCGGTAGCCGCGCGCCCGGCCGCGGTCGACGGTCAGGCGACCCAGCTCGACCAGCCGCTCCAGGTGCGCCCGCGCGGTCTGAACCGCCCGGAAACCGAATGCCGCCTGCACTTCACGCACCGTCGGCGGCCGGCCGGCCAGCAGCCGGTCCCGCACGAATGCGAAAACCTGTTCGCGAGTCTCCCCCCGCGGTGTTCTGCCCATGGCAAACATGGACTATAGCATACATTTGTCTGTTTTAAAACCACCTCCCAGGAAACCTGCGAAGCGGCCGGCAGGACGCGCGCCGGGAAGCGAACAATTGCGGCTTGCGGAGGCTCTCGCTTCTGTGATAAAAGTCACGAACGGTTCTGTCTTTTTTCGCGAAGCAGGAGAGATCTTCCATGGCGTTCAAGCGCACATTCGTCGCTCTGCTCGTATTCGGCGTCGCGGCCATCGTCGCCGCGCCCGGCTTTGCCTCGGAGAACGAGGTGGAAGCCGACGTGACGTACTACAAGGACGTGCTGCCGATCCTGCAGGCGAACTGCCAGTCCTGCCATCGGCCGTCCGGCTACAACATCAGCGGCCTGATCGCGCCGATGTCGTTCATGGACTACGCCGAGACGCGTCCCTGGGCTCGCGCCATCGCCCGCAAGGTGGAAGCACGTGAGATGCCTCCCTGGTTCGCAACGGCTCCGACGGGCGTCTTCGAGAACGAGCGCGGCCTGACCGACGACCAGATCGACACCATCGTGAACTGGGTCGAGGCGGGCGCGCCCGCTGGCGACATGACCGACGCGCCGCCAGCGCGGCAGTGGGCCGAGGACGCCAACGACGGCTGGTCGCTCGGCACTCCCGACTTCGTCGTGTCGATGCCGGAACCGTACCTGGTCGAGGACGACATCTACGATCTGAACATCACCTTCTACACGAAGATCTCGGAGGATCTCCTGCCGGAGGATGCCTGGGTCAGGGGCTGGGAGCTCCGCGTGGGCGACAACGCCATCACCCATCACATGTGTTCGTCCGTCCTCTCGCCCGACGCCTATCTGCCGGCGGAGGCGGTCGAGGACGAGGGGGCCGACACACCGGACAGCCGCCTGCTGAGTTGCGTCGCCGAGGGCGGCGAGTCGGGAATGCTGCCGGAAGACTTCGGCGTGCTGATCGAGAAGGGGTCGAGCATCTCCTTCAACATGCACTACCACAAGGAGCCGGCGGAGGGCTCCGGCGCCTGGAGCAGCCCGCAGGTGGGCTTCTTCCTCGCCGACGCGGAACCGAAGTACAAGGTGATCAACGACGCGATCGGCAACCGCAGCTTCGAGATTCCACCGAACCACCCGAACTACCGGGTCGGCTCGTCGCGTGTCCTCGACACGGACATCTATGTGCTCGACCTCTGGCCGCACGCGCACACGCGCGCGCACGCCTCGCGCTACACGGTCACCTATCCGGACGGGACGGAAGAGCTGCTGCTCGACGTGCCCCACTACGATCAGGGATGGCAGGTGACCTACAAGTACAAGGAGCCGAAGTTCCTGCCGAAGGGGACGCGTATCGACGTCGACTTCTGGTACGACAACACGCCGGAGCGGGCGGCGCGCGAGAAATTCAATTCGAACCGCTTCGTCGGCTACGGCCCGCGGACGGACGACGAGATGCAGCTCGGCTTCATCGGCTACGCCAAGATTGACGATGCCGAGGCGATGCCGACCACGAACAACAACAACTGACGGCAGCGGGCTGACCGCAGCCGGTTCGTCGTGACGCTTCGAGGGCGGGGCCGGCAAGACCCCGCCCTCTTTTTTTGCTTTGCCTGAGGAGATCTCCTGATGCGCGCAACCCGCCTCATCCCGGTGCTTCTGCTGGCTGCCGGTGTGACCGCCAGCGCCCCGGCCGGGGCGCAGACGCCCGAGCCCAGCGAGGAAGGCGACGGCCTGCTGCACGCCATGCTGGTACTCGAGGCGCAGTCGATTGACGTCGCGTTCACGCCCGATCTGTCGGCGGACGACGCGGCGAACCGGACACTCCTCGACGGCACGGCCGGAACTCGCGTCCGCATCGGCACGATCGAAGGACATCAGGCGCTGAGGATCGGCGAGCTGGCGCCCGACCTGGAGGCGTTGGCGGAAACCTATCGCGCGGCGGCGGCCGTCGCGGCGGCGGCCGCCGCGGCGGACAGTGACTCGAACGAACCCGACACGGACGAGGACGAGGCGGACGAGACCGAGGCAGAGGCCTCCAACGCTGAAGCTGAAGGAGCGGAGGAAGCGCCGCCCGAACTGTGGCTTGCGCGCGAAGCGCACGGCTGGCGCCTGGAGGTGGTCGGTTACGAAGATGACGCGGACGGCGAGATCCGCGCGATCCCGCTAAGCCACCGCGAGTCGGCCGAGGCCGCACCGGTCCTGACCGCGTCGGCGATGATGACGAACACCGAGGAAGGCCAATTGACCCTTCGTTGGGGGCCCCACGTGTGGAGCGCCGACTTTCGCTTCGATGAACTGCCGGAGAGGCCGGGCACACCGCGCGTCTCGGGCCGCGGCCAGTCGCGCGAAGCATCCACCGACACGACTGCCTTCTCACGCGGCGTCACCCTCGCCGAGCGGAACGAATCGGCGTTGATCCTGCCCGGCGGCGAGCGGATCT comes from Acidobacteriota bacterium and encodes:
- a CDS encoding PHP domain-containing protein is translated as MAYVPLWCKSNYSFLQGASHPEELIEQAHALGLPAIALTDCDGVHGVVRAHMKAQELGVHLIIGAELTVGDIALTGAPAGAPAGAPASRPAPSTTTA
- a CDS encoding DNA polymerase Y family protein; this translates as MDRMACVEVRGAGARADNLDAVAGRLGQFSPDVEPSRDAPGVFWVNASGLSHLYRSPRHWAERIAAALRADGHRETTVAVGFTRFGTYAVARRLASTERRIAVIRDRAGERALAGKAPLDRLGLDRALIDSLEKLGVRTVSAFLELPAEGVRRRFGPDAHLLHRRASGDLNPPLQPIRSPEPLLARHDFDQPESDVTRLLFAAKRLVDRLLAAAAERREMLAELTLHLRLDGSFTGTELLAGGVRTEVVRPAAPTLDIAQLMTLVRLRFESIALERGVVDLRVAGRSVRTAAVQEGLFVERPPRDLSAANRALARVRARFGDAAVARARLAEGHLPEARFAWEPVHTIPLPASVMVRRRSAVARDDTAPPVSAAVAVGRDVPMVRRVYAIPHPLPAGHVAERAGPYRIAGGWWRMPVSRDYYFARMRNDDLLWIYYDRARRRWCCQGRVE
- a CDS encoding recombinase A, producing the protein MKTVADLRAIASGSRAWAQRSRMPSPAPGRWTRAALGSCLAELSGGAGAPSLTLACRLVREVQQQGEPVAWVTRPGSVFYPPDLADGGIDLAALPVIRLDDARDRLRAADQLARSGAFGLLVLDLVEDDPCLPLAVQSRLSEQAIAHGALVLCLTMKTERQPSLGSLVTVRGQARRIRRGDGRYACRVEVLKDKRRGPGWTDEEHRRGPDGVR
- the lexA gene encoding repressor LexA — translated: MGRTPRGETREQVFAFVRDRLLAGRPPTVREVQAAFGFRAVQTARAHLERLVELGRLTVDRGRARGYRLPGRAGDEPPRTRLVPLLGRVPAGVLDEAVEDPDGYLPVDAHGAASDELFALRVRGESMVGAGILPDDTVIVRRQPTARTGDIVVALVDHDATVKTFVARGGGRVTLRPENPAFDPIELDADAVVILGRVIEVRRTL
- a CDS encoding DUF2911 domain-containing protein, coding for MRATRLIPVLLLAAGVTASAPAGAQTPEPSEEGDGLLHAMLVLEAQSIDVAFTPDLSADDAANRTLLDGTAGTRVRIGTIEGHQALRIGELAPDLEALAETYRAAAAVAAAAAAADSDSNEPDTDEDEADETEAEASNAEAEGAEEAPPELWLAREAHGWRLEVVGYEDDADGEIRAIPLSHRESAEAAPVLTASAMMTNTEEGQLTLRWGPHVWSADFRFDELPERPGTPRVSGRGQSREASTDTTAFSRGVTLAERNESALILPGGERISLLYWKGIDVEDEDYSRFEETADGDVVELVRAAPVRIKSDVGLRFGEMDLPTGNLAPGFAGAYAIWLRRSGDGWRLVFNNEPDSWGTRHDPEFDAVEVAVDYTRGDRSFRPLGGTLVPTGADRGRLLVHWGPHEWTADFTIAR